TGGTGGATCGTTGGCTATAGTGGTTTGTGGGTTTCAATGGTGGTGGATTATGGGTTTTGGCAGATGgttttgatattgattttgagattaatggagtttgattttgattatgatTTTTCAGATTAATTGGTTATGTGGTGGATGATGGTGGATGAGTTTGTAGTGGCCGGTGGTggattattgcaattttttattataaaatttgtttggaatctgagaaaatggttgagaaaatgtgagaaactagtagaaaatttacattttcaaaatgttgccaaacacttgaaattattttctaacataatttttaaaatgcaaccaaacactagaatatatttttctttttcaaaaatatttttacctaaaattattttacactcgaaaaatattttacactgaaCCAgcctaaaaaacaaagaagtaaagaactcaaaatttctattatttgcCACATGGACTAACTAACAACATGCCGACAATTAACCACTAAAAGCCCAATTCTTTATTTGTGGGCTTTAATACccccaaaaaacccaaatcaagaCTCACGGGTTCCATTTAGCCCTGTTTTCCACGCGTCACCATTTGAGCACAGTAGCACAAAATTTCTATCCAACTCTATGTCACGAATCCTTTAAAGAACCAAGCTTTGCACAATTATAAAGCCCTTTTCGCAGATTGGAATAAGGAGAAAGGAAACCCTCAGACCCTTCCATTTCCAAATCCTTACAAtcccacaaaatttaaaattataaataataaataaatatataaataaaaaagaaaaaagaaaaagaaaaagagaaacccATTTTCATCTCTGAGCCTTTCACTAGTTTCTCCGTCTCCGAGGTTTTTGCTTTGGCTTCATTTTGGTACTAGGTAAGTCCCAAATCTCTGTTCATTCTGTCTCTACGCTAATTACtatcttggtttttttttttgttttttgggtttcatcAATGTGTTATtgttctgtttctttttcttttttgtgtacCTGTTAATGCTAGATTGGTTGTGAATCTTATTGATGTGCTTGTTTTTGCCTGTGTTATTGGTGACCCATTTTGtggtatttttaatttcttttttgaaaagtggGTTTCTTTAAGCTTTTAgtctctgtttggttgctgggatATGAAAGGAAAACTAAATTAAAGAAGGGAAATGGATAGaaagttttaatttatgttgTTTGTGGGGTTTGGTTTGGcaagaaaatgaaaacccaCCTCAACTAAGAGTTAGGATTTAGGGTTTTGGTAGTTAGGGTTGCTgtgtttattttcatattcttttctttttagtacATTTTCTAAGTCATTTATGGAGCTTTAGAGATTGTTCTTTCAGAGTTCTCTTACCTTAGTTTTATATGGTTGGGGATTAGCTCcagctcaaatggcacttccttCTTTCGGTAAGAATGGATCGAGGTTGAGCTTACGGGTTTAAAACCCACCGGATTTGTGTGATTCACCATTTAAACAAATCTGAACATCCAAGAAGAGATGGAATGCTACTTTGGCTCTTATTAGGCATCATTGTATTATGTTGGTGTAATAATATTTGAACTGTTTTTTCCCCTATTGGGTACTACTTTTGGTGGATGTGTGGTTAGTGGTGGTTGGCACTTGGGATGCTGAATCCGTAGTTTCTGTAGACACTTTAGGTTTCCTAACATTTCTAGAGTCCCTTTTTGATGTATTGTACTGCTAAGCAAGCAACGGtaagtgtatttttttaatccctGCTAAGCGTTTGGTTTGTTTTACTAGATCATTTTTGCTAGCTTCTATGTGTGGTTAGTAGCAGTTGGGGTGCCGGATCTTGTTAATTCTCTACTACTATTGGTATATTTGCCAGGTTCTACTTCTTCTGCCCCCAGCACATTGGCCACCTTCATTGTTGCTGTACTTTGTTAGGGTTGGGATTGATGTTTGAAGTTGAGCATTATTCTTTTACTGTGTCTTGTTGTATTCCTCTTGATCTTGATCTTAACCAGCGTTTGTCTTGCATCTTACTTTTATTATCTATCTGTATGTTGTGTAATTTTGTATGAATGTCTATTAATTTAGAGAATCTTGGAGATGAagttttaatttctttgtatatgttattttttgttgccTAATCAAACAGACAGAAgagaaaaatgttataaaacTTAACACCTTAAGTTGACCCCTGAGTGCAGTCAATAGCATGattcattttcttctctttgtttttttaattttgaagttgaaaaataTGGCTCTAACTGATGGTTTTGAACACATCCAGAGAAGGTTCTATTGTGATGGTGTTTAATTGATCTGTTATTTACATATGTGCatacttatttatatatgtcAAGTGACTATGGTTCTCTTGTCATCATGGTTCTTGTATTAATTTAATCCCAAGATCCTACGAAATGTTTTCAGTAGAGGAGATATCCTATTATGATTGAATTGCTGGATGATGTTTTTGTATGCTGATAAATGTAcagaattttttggattttcatgTTTAAGCCATGACAAGAGGTCACTTGTAatgtatatatgtaaaaaagGATATTGCCGAACTATATAGAATCAAAGTCTAATTGAATTAGACACCACATAGGGTAAAGATTTTACTTAGAGGTGCTAGTAAAATTTTACTTGGTGTGTGTAATTTCCaagaaaaatgtgtttaaaAAATATGCTAGAATAGATTTCATTTAGATGTGACAACCAAAAGAAAACATGTCACGTTTTAGAGAAGGCatccatacatttttttttggtgtccaatgattaaattttcttgttttttgtgGAATTTGTACATGTTGTCTGGCAGCAGATGCCTGATGGTTTTTACTCTTAATTCTTGTATGATCTGAAACTAAGCCAGGGATATTAGTGGGGATCTGTGATGTTAATATCCTAGTGGCTTTTTCCATGGACATCAAAAGTTGAAACATGGGATGTGCTGGTTTTTGTTTTGGCATTCCAGAATTTTATTCTTGTATATTCTTCTTTTATCTTGTATGGCTACTGTGAAAACTTTGAATCCGAGTCCAAAAGATTAAAGGATCCGTGAAAAGAGAACTCTGTAGAGGGTATTGCATTTTTGTAATGTAGTATTTCCTCATCTCTAAATGAAACTCTCCACACGTTTTTTTAGTTGATAATcaatgcaaacacaaagaaaatgaaaatgactTTCTTAAGCATCAGCTAGCCAGGGTGATGTCACAGcttgttaatttgatttatatgTTTGTGTGGTGCGAAATGCAGATTTGATGGTAATTCTAATTGAGAAGTCTAACATGAGAAGCAAAAGTTGTCCCTTATTTGTCCCCATGGTCCTGATAAGATTCATCATAATCTCatgttccttttcttttatatagtaTAATTTTGCAGTTAGGTCCATTGTGTACAAGATTTAGCACAAAAGTAAGTGGTTTCAGACtagaaataaatgaagaatttaccaacatattcattaaaattcttttaattagtcaattctatatttaaaattctaatttatgTGGGATAAATTGacatttaaaagagaaaaaaaattggtaaaacagGTTCATGTTAAAAGGGCTCAACCTGTAACGACATGAATAATGAATTGAGTAATTTCTGGTTGATTATGGGTTAAACAAGTCAACACAGAATTGACCTATTTATTAATCATGTCAAAGTGGCTCAACTTGCTTGACATGAACCTGTATACACTAAACACTAACTGACAAGAAAACCATGTCGTGTTTGTAGGTTGTGTCTAACATTGTCATCCTTTATGAGATCTTGCTGAAGCTTATAAAATTCTCCCAAGAAATTTCTTATTCTTCATTTGATGTAACTCGTGGTACATGTTTGAAATTCCCATGAGTGCTCAAATTGATACCTCAATCATCATTTGGGAATGGGATGGTAATTAACTGGAGTTAGACATTAATATCAAATAAGGATATCGAGAAATCCTTGGTTCAATTACAAGCTCTATGCCAGAAGactttatttgattggtctaggtgtTGGGGCTTCTCGGATTGTTCTACTATCTTGGagtttatttcttctcttagtattgcactttaagttttttctggctgttttttgttgtttgtttatttgttgcATTTCCTtgtgttcaccatcatgaacaccttgtatttgttttcttctgtttttcaGTTTGTTTGATAATACTCTTATTACCTAccaaaaaaaagacattaataTCAAATAATTATAAGAGTGAGTGCTCttcattttagtaattttaatgCCAGACAACAAAATGAATGTCCTAAAAGCCAATTACTCTATCTAGGTGTTTTTTCATGAAGATGTGTATGCTTTCTTGcctattttcttttagtttaaAAACAACACGGTGGTTGGATGATGAGTTTATTATACTATTTCGTAGTTAATGATGTCTTTGGAAAAATACCATTTGCTGATTTGCAGATACCAGATTACCCGTAGTTGGCCTAACAACAGGTTTTAAGTTTTCCTTTTTTGCCTTGATTCTTCAATGGGGGATGCGGAAAATGCCCTTCCACCTTCAAAGAAGAGGTCTGCGGGAAGGGAACTCACTAAAGATAATGCTGGTCTTGATGATGAGGAGGATGCTCCTGAACAAGAGAGTGGAACTTTCAAGAGGGCCAGTGAGGATGTGCTAGCAACCAGAAGAATTGTCAAAGTTCGTCGAAATCAGACAACATCGGCTCCCTCTTCCAATCCATTTGCTGGGATTAGCTTGGTTCCTCCTAAGGAGTCCAATGTAGCCTCAGCTGAGGTTACAAGTGAAGCACAAGCTGCTGGTGAGAAGACGGTTTCAGATGATGTAGATGGAGAAGATGACGCGGAAAAGGGGAATGAAAAGGGTAAAGATGAGGAGAATAAGCAGTTAGAAAGCACAGATGATAAGGCAGGGGATGAATCTGCAGTAGGTAAGGAGAACGCTGTGGAGGAGAACAGCAATATTGGGAGTGAGGCAACTGAACCGAAGATAGATAATGAACAAACTGCAAAAGAAGCGAAGACTGAAGATGAAGACAAGAAAGATGATTACAGTGAAAAAGTGAATTCTGGTGCGGAAGGCACTCCTTTGAGCTCATTCCAACAGCTTTCAAGCAGCAAAAATGCCTTCACTGGTCTTGCTGGAACTGGAATATCCACCTCTACATTTTCCTTCGGGTCTATTTCAAAGGATGGGTCTGCACTTGGTACTGCTTCTGCATCGCTTTTTGGGGTGAAAGATGACAAGCCTTTTGGCCTTGCTCCCTCTAATAATGGAAGTTCTTCAATTTTTGGTGCATCAGGGGCTTCCACTGCTTCAAAGAGTGAGGGAAGTGGTTTCCCATCAAAGCAGGAGGTTGTGATGGAGACTGGGGAAGAACAGGAGAGAGTGGTTTTCACTGCTGATTCCGTGATGTTTGAATTTGTTGATGGAGGTTGGAAGGAACGTGGAAAGGGAGAACTAAAGGTGAATGTCTCCACCACTGGCACGGAAAAAGCCAGACTTGTTATGCGAGCCAGAGGGAATTACAGGTTGATTTTGAATGCAAGTCTTTACCCAGATATGAAGCTCACAAATATGGAGAAGAAAGGCATCACATTTGCCTGCGTTAATAGTGCCAGTGAAGGGAAGGATGGTCTTTCTACATTTGCTTTGAAGTTCAAGGATGCTTCCATAGTGGAGGAGTTTCGAGCTGCCGTTACAGCACATAAAAGCAAGACCTCTGAAGTTCTGAAGACTCCAGAGAACTCCCCCAAGGCTTCTGATGATTGAAAGTCTCTCTTTGATGCACAGGGAATTCCATTTTCTGACGAGAAGTGCGTCCTGATAGTAGTTGTGCTTTCTCCACACAGAAGAGAGAGTTATTTTAGATTTCGGAAATCCTCAGTCCTTATGCAGCAGAGTTATAGTCCTATCCTTTTTGTTGTAGTCTAATTTCAGTCTAGTCTGCGAGAAAATACTTAAATTCTGGGAAAGTCTGCTTCAAACTGCATAATTTGAGCTTGTAAGACATTAAATGTTGGTTAGAGTTTTATAGTTAGTCCCCTAAATTTGGGATATATTGTGAACTGCAATGTCATATTTTGGATAATATCTTCTTGGTCCCAAAAGACAACCATGGGAAAACCCGAATTGCATTGGTTGTAAGATGTCACTATGTATTTcccttaaattttataattttgacaTTATCGCCTTGGATGTCATTCATGTCTCTATAATACCAATGAGCTGCAACAGCCAGGGACTTGTATTTCCTTATCAAGGTATCACAAGTCTCTGAGAATCTGAATAATGCTTGTAACATGTCATCGAACCTGGTAattacttttattaattttctgtTGTTGCTTTTCATGGTGATCCGTTAGCCTTGCATGGTCGGTACTTCTATACATGTGCATGTTTGAATCAACAAATGTCCTATTACACGGGAAAACATGTTCATTTGCTTGGAAAAGATCTTGCTAAGGAGAATCTGTTATGAACGGGATAAATAAATtactgaaataaaaaacataatcaatttgagataaCCAATTTACTTGATTCTCATAATGCATTCAACATACATAAATAGCTAAAGATAAGATAACCTCATcaacaaatcctaaaacatAAGAACCAATCATATCTTAAAACATAGGAAttaatttgaatacaaataaataaccaTACTAATTTATCTAGGAAGCTCTATTCTACTACTAAactaatttgaataatttatctagTGCTTTGAGTCAAACTAAATAACCATGCCTTTGGAGGTTTCACGAGACTGTCTCATAAAATACACATTTCTTCCACAATGCATTTGATGAATATTTGATGGAAggttttgttaggttctaaaagtttagagcAATTGACAAATCGTgagcacaaacttgtctagatataaaTCTTAGAATCTATAGagtttattagacaatgctcaaggtgttATAAgtcaaaacacaagaaaatagAAGTTGTAAAAAGAATAGTTCAAATTCAGTGAAATCTGACCAatcaaaaattagatctgactgattgaaaatcaaaaaattcaaattcagtgAAATCTGACTGATTGAAAATTAGATCCAACCGATCAAAAATTGCAGACATGAAATTTCTACAGAATTCTATTTCAGGTCAAACTCTACTTAACCGTTTTGGGTTTCAAGTGAAACACTTCTAGTGTATAAAGGAAAACCCTAActacattttcaaaacttttgagAGACTTTGGAGGagctcttgtgagatctaaaaggtatTATGCCTTTCTATATCAAAGTCACTACCGGAAATCATTCTCATATCATTAGATCTGGTAGATTTGAAGTTGTTGCAACAAGATCAACAACAACTGATGATCTAAATtttcaagggtggtcttggagtcacaaactggagagtttgtgttgctgaaacctttgagtgagatctcaaagtcacaagcgtgggtgcttgtgttggTATAAATCCAAAAAGAGAAGGAGTCCGTGAATTTAGAACTTGcatgtggtcgtgtcagtaagttactactggaggtagcattagatttagggttaaatcttttgtaaaacttcaattctcttatagtggatttggtttaccttgaggatagttaggttaaattctTCCtaagtttttaccttgaaacggttagtttcattggttttcatgggtcatcatatcatggtgttatttattttgctgctttgtatgatatgatttatttgtgtttaacctagatctaaataattaatctaagtaatcacttggttatTATATTAGGTTAATTAAtctgtttaaggggtctaaacataacaaacaagtggtatcagagtgggttcACTCTGATTTGGATTAACATCCCAAGTGAGATCCTTGATCCCTActatcatggataattttaagtgtctgTTTGCTCATATTTGTGATGATTTAATAAAAAAGGTCactattatttatattgatctTGTTGATACCTGTGAAACTTTTCGTAGGGAATTAACTAAATCTATGAAAATTtctaagaaattcaaggaagatttaaaattggttaatcttgaaaaagatgaattgattgtgagattgaatgaattaaacaaaaagaatgaatttttgagaaatcaactTTCCTCtaaagatgagaagatgaaaagtttggaacaagagttagttgagtctaaagctaaacttgaaaatttgactagtaccaaGTTTGCTGTTGTTGCCAaatgtgtttttgtttctcttaagcctaaaacTAGAAAAATTTATATCCTTCTTTCAAGAGGAATCATAAAGAAAAGActtattttgctaggttagacaaaggtaaaagttctgATGTAGACGTTGAAGTTTTTAAACCTAAGTTTAAACAAATTGATAGATTGCTGaagaaatctgtttttgtgcctacttgtcacctttgtggtgttgttggtcatattagaccaaattgttttttgttgaggcaaaaaccaaacTCTGAGACTAAATCTGTCGTTAGGAATAttgatgttcctaaatttgttcctgtttgtcacttttgtggtgtgtcTGGTCACATTCGTTTTAactgtcataaattgaaatttaagcatGCTATGTTTCagtctaggatatgtgatgattTTTTTCTTGCCATAAGTCTtgataaattgtttcatatgcttttgaaaaatttaagcttgttggcttATGAAAGGAAATTACAGGATTTTAGTCTCTCTCAAACGAAGGTtgtaatccctcaaatacactctgTTTCACATGGTTTTTCATCTACAAAGCCAAATATGCGTGTTATATGCGTGAGAAAAGACTTGCTAAGGTAAATattgcttatttttctttgatataaTTCTTCCAATtatttgtggacatgttttcATTTCTGTTTTAGGttgtttgtttggaaaaaaaaagaaaaaaagaaaaaaagaaaaagaaaaaaaaaaaaccaaaaacactgaaagacaaatttttattttttatttttttgtgtcttGTTTTCTTAAGAattacatgaattatgatatctctctcttgatttagaacatgcttgataTTGTGGAGAAACATAGAAAGTGTGTGTTGCTTAATTTAGTATATGAGCTATTTTGAGTTTgtgtatgtactagtttgtacatgtactcatgggttaattaaaaaattaatatttattgtttgtGTACCTTCTATAGCTTAGTTGAGCACTGCCATGCAttgttgttgaatttttttttttggtcataaattttttttgagaatccaaaaagatttttattttctttgtattatAAATCTTCAAGATGTGTAATCGAGGTTGGCTTATAAAATTTGCATTTCATGACTATATACCTTGTTTAGTTTTGATGaactttatttttctgcactttgctagtttgtgTTATGTAGTGCTTATattgtgtgagttgtttatggtttttaatcacatgctcttgattttgaagtcacatttttttgattgtaaggactaaaaaattctaggagaaaagcataaataaccatcttaccacTGTTCCTCGTCAATCTTGAACACTTATATGCAAATTATAAAAGCCGTGTTCAGAAAGGTGTAGTACTTGCACAGCAAAATACTTAAGGTGTTATTGTACATtagataaaagaagaaaagagaaaaaagaaaaatatgcttcaaaagaaaagaaaaagaaaaagcaaaagcaaaatcaatttttttttttttaaatgcatggttgcaagtgtgttttcttggagatatgggagttatatgatgtaactctttaaatGATGGtcacttttaaaattatatgatgaataatgtagaaattgtgcttATTTTCCATCTACATATCACATTGTGAGTATCTCATACACTTATTAGTTGCACACACCACAAGCAAATCTTTGTTAAACTCTGTACATGTGATTATGTGTTAAGTTTTGTGACCATCCTAAATTTAACTTCTTGATGTGTTTAATGCATTTTGTGCGAGtgaggaatgaaaattttgatgaaatttgctaaggtttgattttttcttagaaaagtttggttttgtaaaatatttgaaatcATGAACATGCATCTCATatcataaaaaatgtttttcaaatgattttgcaaaaaaatttctagaattgttcaaaaatttctatttcttcaagattcgatcgatcgagtatGTTTTTCGACTGATtgaaaaggcaaaagaaaaaTTCCAGTTTTAAGCTAAAACTCTCGGGTTTGCTTGATTCCTCTCGATCAATCGAAtatgtttttaagtgtttttcaATTCCTGACTCAATTCCTTTCGACCAATCGAAATTGGaaagtttttggtttttagtttcttgatCAATATATCTTTTCATTCATCATTTTTgttaggattcacatgcattatattgttttctttgtccattttgcatttttgcaatcatatctctcattgtttttcacacttaacatgcatacactttgctaaattgggtacta
The sequence above is drawn from the Castanea sativa cultivar Marrone di Chiusa Pesio chromosome 5, ASM4071231v1 genome and encodes:
- the LOC142636115 gene encoding nuclear pore complex protein NUP50A-like encodes the protein MGDAENALPPSKKRSAGRELTKDNAGLDDEEDAPEQESGTFKRASEDVLATRRIVKVRRNQTTSAPSSNPFAGISLVPPKESNVASAEVTSEAQAAGEKTVSDDVDGEDDAEKGNEKGKDEENKQLESTDDKAGDESAVGKENAVEENSNIGSEATEPKIDNEQTAKEAKTEDEDKKDDYSEKVNSGAEGTPLSSFQQLSSSKNAFTGLAGTGISTSTFSFGSISKDGSALGTASASLFGVKDDKPFGLAPSNNGSSSIFGASGASTASKSEGSGFPSKQEVVMETGEEQERVVFTADSVMFEFVDGGWKERGKGELKVNVSTTGTEKARLVMRARGNYRLILNASLYPDMKLTNMEKKGITFACVNSASEGKDGLSTFALKFKDASIVEEFRAAVTAHKSKTSEVLKTPENSPKASDD